Genomic DNA from Lactuca sativa cultivar Salinas chromosome 8, Lsat_Salinas_v11, whole genome shotgun sequence:
CATTATACACAAAAATCCCAACATCAAAACATTCACAGATTACATGGAACCCTAGAATCAACCAATCTTACCATCAGATTCAGATCCATGACATCAATGTGTTCCAAAATCCCCATCATAATCCAGGTCCCCTGCAACCTCCTTAATGACAGAAAGAAGTTTGGAGCACAGTGTGTCAAATCAGTCAGTCTTTCAGACAAGAATTAACACATAAAAGCAATAGAATACCTACTTATGGAAACCAAGATCAATTACAGCCACACCATTAGTTCATAAACTCCAAGATTATGTTAAATTTTATGAAACATCAGAGGAAATTTTCTCAATATGGAAAACACTCTCACAAAACAAGTATGTATTTATTCACTGAACAAGAACTCCAACACAATTAGGGCAAATCAACGAAGACAAAACATAAATACCTCATAAGATTAGCAATCTGCAGCAATCACTCTACCTTAATCATCAAAGATGAAGGTATGACTAGTTATGCACTCAAATCTTCATTTCAAAATACGATCAATCACAACAAAACCACAAACGTCATCCAAAAGACACCCCATGCACGAACGTTATGAAAGCAATCGAAATAGACTCTCAAACTGACTCCAAATTTGTAAAATATACTAGCAAATTCTGTAAACACAGATGGcgtaaaagtattttattaaaagatGATCGAGAATTACTGAAACTAAGCGACGAAATACGATTTTTAGGCAAAACGCAAGTCACGAATCTGAGCGATCCAGCTTATCGTTTTTGTTCTTGACGCGCCGCTGATGAACAAAGCTTGCGAAATTGACAGATAGATTCGAATAAACAGAGCTTACCTTTGAGATATTACCATTAATTTCCTGAATCAACGCGACATTTTTTACCAAATTATCAGGAATCTTCGACTGATGATTCTCGTTcacctgttgaatcaacaatCGGTTCTGATCTAACACCGATTGCGCTTCCTTAAAACTCTTACTCAGCGTCTCCCAGGCTTCCGTGTCGCACTCCTCTTCGCCTTCGTCTTTCTCCGCTCCGGTCAGCCACCGCTTCACCGATGTTTTATCAACAGAATTTTTTGGCTTCTCTTGAAAAGTCGCCTCCTCTACCGCCGATGAGGAGTCCATTTCTCCTCACACACCaacacccaaacacacacacacacagtttgAATTATATCGCAAATGAGAACGATCGTCAATGGTAAAGAACAACCGACTGTCGAAAAGGcggtatttttttatttatttcgtgCACTTTCTGATAAACTGACGGATATGTTATGCTTTGTGAGATGAGAGTAAATATCAACCATCAGATTTAACATAATTAATGGTGAAGATTTCGTTGTGAGATACGAAAATGACAGGCAGTTAGTTTTCCTTGTCGAAAAGATCGTATAGATCTTAATGGGTTCTGTGATTGGCTAACTTATACGGTAACGCAAAAATATCTTTAAAATATTATGTTTACAAAATTAGTCCCTATACTTTCTCAAACTCACAGGGTTTTCCCTAAacgttttaaaaaatttaaatttgagTAAGGATGAAACATGATGATAAATATTTGAGTTTGGAAAGGACTGAAGAGATTAAAAATCAATTTGATGCGtctattttaaactttttaatgaTGGGGGCTAATTCACCTCGACGAATATAGAGATGGATGAATATGATAAACCTTAAAATCGAGTGACtgaaaaggaaaaaaataattttggaagaCCAATATAGAAAGTGATCCCTTAGTCGAAGAACTTAATAAGAAATTCACTTCGTTAAATTTTCACCATAAACCGACCTATTCTTCATTGGAAAAGGTTCAATTTGGATGTATACGGaaataaaccaaataaaaaaaatatggtaTCATAATTAGTTTATGCGTATGTTCTGTTGTCATCTTTTTTGACCCTTTGTCTTTTAATCTGTGGCTCACATTCGAGGTAATTGCTTAACCATAACAAATGAACTAGAGAAGTTTATATTAATATTGTAATGTTATAGTTGTAGAATTTACAAGAACAATCGAGATATATATAGGGCCTAAAGTCAAATACGGGCTAAGCCCATGAAACGATCCAACTCAACTCTAGAAGGCTCTTGTAATGTTCATGTCTCTTATCAAGTTATCCATATCATATATATCTGCTTAAAGATGCTATTTATTAAACAAGCTCATTGTGTTCGGTATtgtcattttttcatttttagggtTTCTTAGTAGCAATTTTAGTACACCCCCCTTTCCCGTTCTATTGAAGCCAAGATACTATCTGCTATATTCTTTATTTTCATGACTAGGTTATAACTCGTACATTATAAGGAGTTATAAGGAGTGATAAAGTTAAATAGACTACATTCTATAAAATAgtcttaattataaataataataataatttagttaataacattgtatttcaaattttgttaagtAGTTTGCTGTTTTTGTCAATAAATATAAGCATGTTTCAATTTCTGTCAAAAATTAAGTATTTTGATATTCCAGTTAATAAAtataagtatgttgttatatAAATGGTACACATAACAGGGAAATTTATGACACTAAAATGTTAAACTCAATTAAACTATTGAAAATATCTATAACAAAgataaaattgaaaaaattaGTCACTGAATCGAAAAAACCATGTCAATCAAAATTGTTTTACCAACAAATcgtataatcaatattttaacaGATATCTTGTTATAAATAGGTAATTTTATTAAAATGTAATTTCATATTAAGAGATAGATTGAAATTACAATGTTATAGTAGAAAGTGATAATAAGAAATTACTAAAAGGAAGATAAATGGTTTTTATATCGACCATGACTTTTCTTAAGATGTAGGGGGTGTTTGACTTATTTTTTTAGGAACCAAAAGTCCTTTTGGCAAAAGTTACAAAATGACAGCATTTCCTGACTTTTCTAAAAAGTCACTTTTccttaaataaaaaatcaaaaagtagcttttaaaatggttttaccaaacatcttttagcattctatcttttcCAAAAAGAACTTTTTGCCCCTCAAAagataagccaaacacccccgtAATACAATGCAAGATGCCGAGGAATGAGTTTTTAagtatcaatatatatatatatatatatatatatatatatatatatatatatatatatatatatatatatatatatatatatcaacatttTCATACTCAAAGCAAAGTGAAGTTCCCAGCACAATGCAAAGTCTCaaaattttgtattttgtataCTGTTTAAATTTTTTGTCATAAAAAAACAATTGTAACCTACAAATTAAATATTCAAGAACCATTAAGATAACTCAAAGGTGGGTACTTTTACCTTAATTATTATGCATCGACTCAAATGTCTAAGAAGAAAAAAGCACATGCCCATTTTTTCGTGTGTGTAGCAGGGTTTGACTCTATTGAATCTCATATAACAATATGCTCCTAGGACTACAGGCTACAGATGACACCAAGTAAGATGTTATTGATGTCATTTGTCGTTCTCTAACTGTTTCCAACATCGTCGATTCATAGAGTATGATCATTATCTGTATCAAATAACTTAACACCTTTATTTTTAAGTGAAGGATCTTGATTTATGACCTTTATTAACAGATTGAAGAACTGCAAATACTACTTTATCAAATATTTGGTAATGTTCTCTTTGTCTTCATATGACTCATGGTCTTTCTCGATATCTATGTATGAATCAATCACACCTTTCTTCTTCAGATCGTCAAATCGCGGAACTTCTTTACATAAAAACtcttcattgatttcgattttggaTAAGTCGTCGGAATCGGGGTAACCGTTAGAATCACTTCAACCCTATTTTTCTATGTTATGAACTCCAATAACAGATTTGGCAAGAAAATAGTATAATCCGATAACTCAAATAATTATAAATTAGAACTTAAAATTTAGAAGTAAGAAATTATTCAAACTTCCAATAACATAATAGAAATTAGAGCTCACAATTATACAAACTTTCAGTAACATATATGAGAACACTAATGTATGTGTGTAACATACAAAAAGAATCAGATTTCATAATTTTAAATTACATACTAATATAAAATTCTGACATTATACATTGATCTAAAATTAGAACTTGAAATCAGTTACAAAGACCGCTGGAGGTAGGGTTGGCATATGTTGGATTgagcagagagagagagagagagagagagagagagagagagagacttcgCTTCGTGAATCAGGATTGATGCGAACATCAAAGAGCGGAGAGGCAACCATTAGAGTTTGTTTTCAATTTAACCCATTTGTAGCAAAAAGCAGTTGAATAAGCCCTAAAAATCTATAGATTGAGATATATGCAAATAGCGAGATTTAGGGAATTGAATCCCACATATGGTAACTTGGAGTAGATAATTAAGGACTTCAAAATTTTGATAGCACATTTCACAATATATGATTTGAAGATTGCTTTTTAATTAAGGAGATATATATTGAGCGGGAAAATACAATATTGGGTAACCAAAAAAGGACACGTGGCAAAATAGAATGTAAAAAGATGACACGTGGCGGTATAGAGAGTCTTTTATTAGAAATAGAGATATTATTTTGCTGTTTCTTTCTTGACTTTCATTCGGTTGTCAACTTTCGACATTCAGGTGAATTTTTCATAACTGATTTAGGCATATTTTTTCTTTCTTGGATTTGCCTCCTTATAATGTATGGTAGATATATGTTGGCTATGATGCAAAATGTATTGcatatgtttttatttctccATTATTCACATAATTATACAAAGTAGTAATCTATTTCAACGTGTTTTGTATGTTCATGATATAACATGTTAACAACAATGTTGAGTTGTGTGGCATCAACGATGTGGCTCCAATCTGAGTTGCGTCTAGATCATAAAGTAACCACTACAACCATAAAACTCACATATATCGTGTTTAGCTTCTTTTGTTGAATGAGATAGAACACTTTTCTTCTTCATCCTCCATGAAACAGGTACACTACTAATGCTAATAAAATAATATGTACATGACCTCCTcgtgaaaggacaactaagacAATTAGCATCATAGTATGCCATGAGTTCCAAATATCTAGGCGAAGGTAAAAATAATCGTTGAACCGGAGTAGATTTCAAGTAACAAAGTACTCTTTAAGCAACATTCATGTTGCATTTGTCAATGATTACCCATAAACTAAATGAGCTAGTTCACAATAAAAGCAATATCTGATCGAGTAACTATGAGATAAAATAATCGCCCCATTAAGCATTTGCATTATGATGCATATACTTCTGGAACTATCCTCTTCCTTTTTAAGTCTAAGGTTTTACTTCATTAGGAATGCACTAGGTTTATAGGATTGAATACCATAATACTCGAGTATGTCAAGGGTGTATTTCCTTTGACTTATCACAAAATATTTTGGAGACTATGCCACTTCTATTCCTAAGAATTATTTTAGTGATTAAAGATCTTTAATACTAAACTGAATtatttgatttcgttttattATGTTGACATCATTTCCCATCAACATGATGCCATCTATATAGATTAGTGCAACAACAACGTGTGTATTTTTCTCTTTGAAAATGAGCAACAAATGGTCGAATTTGGATTGACTAAATCCATTGCTGGTGAGAACTTTGGTAAACTTCTAATACCAATTTGTGGAAGCATGTCATAGCCCATAAAtgtatttttgtaatttacaGACACAATTTTCTTCTATATTTGTAAACCATTGAGGTATTTTTCATGTATACCTCTTCACTGAGATGACTATAAATGAACACATTATTTACGTCCAACTCATGCACTTCATATTGTCTTTTTTAAGACGGCGGTCAATGCATATCTAACAGTCACCATTTTTTTGGGAAAGAGGCCACAACCCCGGCAAAATAACAGTCACCAATTTCACAATTGGTGGAATAGTCTTGTGGAAGTTAATACCTTCTATATAGGTATAGCCTTTTGCCACCAAACGTGCTTTGTATAGCTTTATTTCTTCCTTTAGATTATACTTCACTTTATAGAATTACTTCAAATATATTGATTTATTTACGTGTCGGAGCTCAATACGAGTCATATCCTATTTTCTTTAAGTGTATGTATTTCTTTCATCACGACTTCTCATTGATTTGGATCTTTTCCATCATGTGTAAAGCTTGTGCGCTCATCATGTCATGTGATGACCGTTATGAATGTTTGTTTAGAGTTAGAAAATTTAATATATGTATTAAATTGAGAGAAGGGAGTGTACTGAATGTTAGCTTGAGTTGGAAGTGGATACAAAGCTTTCACATGATTGTGATAAATTAGAAAGAAATTTATCAAGATGTTAGGGCCTTGATCTAATATGGGGACTTGGACTAGTGACCTCATTTCTCTAGTGTTGGTAACTATTTCTATTGGGCTATTGTGCTTTGGATTCCACGGTAATATGTTCAAATGGGTTCAACTATTGAGGGTTACCGCTAAGTTCTACATGGGTGTTTGTTTTACACTTATTCTTTTGTGTTCTTTTATCTATGAAATTTTACACACCATTTAAAATATCAGCCAAGTGTTCTTTTATTAATTGTGTTGTAACCTTCATAATTTTCactaaaagaaaatttatttTCTACACTGGTTACATCTCGGTCGTTATATATTTTTTGGTTCTTCTGGTGATACAACATGTATCATTTTTTTGACCTATTGGATAACTGATAAATATGCAAGGCCTccatttttatcaaaattttcATGCTTCCTTGTTTGATCATGAGCATAATCAAGACAATCGAAGATCCAAGCATACTCAAGACAATCGAAGATCCAAAAATTCACATACGATAGAATCTTTCCAAGAAACGTCTCATGAGGAATTTTTCTCCTCAATACTTGAATGGGAAAAAAATTATCATGTACGTTGCCATTACGACACACTCTCCCCAAAATTCAATTGGAAGTGAAGCCTAAAATCTTAATGTTCTAGCCATTTGTAAAGAGTGTATGTTCTTTCTTTCGATCATGCAACTTTACTATGGTGTATATATGTAGAAGTTTCAAGGAGTATTTTATGATCTTTGTAGAGTTTTAGCATTTATCGTAAATTAAAATACAACCCATTGTCAGTGCGTATTTGTTCACTCCATTTCTCAAATTGTGTTTCAACCATTTTCTGAAACGTAGTTAAAAATATGTTTCTTCTCAGTTTCTTTTCCATGAGGTACACCTAAACTCTATGactataattattaaaaatataaggaCAATCATGTGAACCATTAAACGAGACGTGTTGATACCACCCTAAATGTCACATGAATTAACTCAGAACATCTAATTGTTTTTGGAGAACTGGTGGGAAGGGTATGCCTACTTTGTTTTTGCATGAATACATAAATCACAAAATTTATTGAAACTGCCTAAATctcatattttttggattttcttgggaaCTCCTTCTGACGTATGATCTAATCCTCTGTTCCATACTTCATGCTAGGTTTATGCCACCATCGATGTCCCTTTTGGCTTGAATGACTACAAGTAGTACAAACCATCTTGCTCATTAATCCTACTAACGAAGGAGAAAATATTTGTTAGGTATTGTCAGATTCGGATCAAATACTATCTGATAAATATTTATTTCTAACTCCGTTAACGAGAAGTGAGTACCCATTACGTATTGTCACATATGCATTGTTGTTTTCTTCTTTCATTATTTTTGAGCCACTCCTTACTATGTGTAATGCATTCACTTGCTCCAGAGTCAATGACTAACTAATCATGGGTTTTAGTTTTATATATCATATATTCTACAAGAGAAATTGGCATATTTCTTTAGAATTTGAGTTGCTGATCATGCGAAGCTGTTTATCTTATTCCTATTTTGTGAGTCTAGGCATGAGCGATTCTTAAACAATAGTCCTAGATGCATTTTAAGTTTTCCTGTTGGATTTTTTGTTAGAGGCTCTAGGTATCCACCATTATGGATATCGAATCAACTTGAAGCATCCATCCATGATGTGTCTAGGATTTTGACAATGAGTGCACTGACGATCATCACTTTTCTTTTTGTTGGAGGGCCAATGATTATTTCTCTTATCATTGTACTTCAAATCACTCTTTCCTGAAGTTTGGAACGATTTGTTGGCTGCAATACGAATAATCCCAATTTGTCTTCGGTGATCATCTTAACTGACCAAGTGGTATGCATATCCCAATGTAAGAAGCAAACTAAAGCTTAATATTTGTGTTTTTAAGGCTACATATTCCTTTTTCAGTCCTATCAAGAATTCGTATAAATGTTCCTTTTCACATTGTTGATCTCCTTTGTTACGTCGCATGTGAATCCACGACAGGAGCATGTTGGCATGAGATTTACTGACTGACTTTTTTCCAATAATCCCCTAAGTTTCGAGTAGTAGGTTGATATCGTCATGTCTTCATATCATATTATTGTAATCATTCTTCTGAGTTTATACGTTCATGGAGCATTTACCTTTCCGAATCTTTCTTTCTAATCAAAACATGGTCCCTGGTTGTGATTGCATATTTTACACCACCCTTGATTTCTTTCTATGTTGCACTTACAGACTATCCTCTTGCATAACCTTACATCATCCCAATTTCATTATACATGCAGTCTTCCTTCGATATATGGATTGTGTCATcaacaaaaacaattttttttgttttaggaaAACAATGCATTGCTTATCTCGTTTTGCCAATCATTGTAACATGACAACTTTCTCTCCCGATGTTCGATAAAAGGAATCGTTGCCTTCAGTTTTCTTCTTTGTTTAAAGCTAAGCTTGGATTCCTATGTTTCATTATAATACTATGATAATTTTGATAATACATAATTTTTTCTTGAACTAATTCAATGAAGATGATTACATGAGTATTtataagaaagaaaataattaagCTGTTTAGATAAAGATAAATAATAATTCAAAATGGATAACAATAAGAAGCATATATGTTAGGATAACATAAACATAAGATGGAATTCACATGTAATAATTGTTAATGTGTATTTATTGTAATATTCATAATCCGACCCTTATGATTGTATTCGACACATATTATTgtattttgtaatatatatatatatatatatatatatatatatatatatatatatatatatatatatatatatatatatatagaaagtgAATATGTGACTGTtatgtacctaagcttaggtataaaccattttaaacgacctagttttaaacaaaacaaattcaatttcattttttagttttgttttaataGAAAACCATTCAATTAAGTTCAATTATGGAATGGAAAAgatcaattatatatatttttattgcaaataattattgaagtttatagagaaaataaaaaaccaatattttttaACAAATATAACTCAAGCATTTTGTCTTTAAATTGAAAAACTATATccaatgattttgtgaaaaacttgATGAGTTATGACATGttcttcttttatcttttattctaTTAGTTTTTGATTTAGAATTTAGTAGGTTTGATTAAATAGTCATGACTTTTAATGCTTTAAGTTTTTACacacaatgaagaaaaagaacaaaaattTGATCGATTTAGCAAGTCACATGATTAAGGAAGAATAGTAAAAGAGATATCACGATTAGTTTGGATATAAATGGATCAAAACTACAAAATTTGGAGGGTTCTATATATAAGGTTAGGTACATGACAACCATATATTCCctaagcccatatatatatatatatatatatatatatatatatatatatatatatatatatatatatatatatatatatatatatatataggttcaaatgtttttgacaactattgtgtgactgtgtgcaccaataagaattcaggaaataattaattattaaataaatcatttaagggtattatagtaatcttgGCATATTTAAATATGGTAGATAATTAATATGTTCtttattattcctttaaatatGGGATGTAGTCAAAATCTGTTGAAAAAAACCCTAGCTGATCACGTATACAACGATTTATCCTCCCTCTCGTTTTCCCAGCATTGGTCCCTGCTATTCAGCGGGGTTTCGGAGGTTTTGGGCTACCGTAGAAAGGGAGATGTGCTAGAGGTTCGATCAGAGGGCATCAGAGTGTAGGAGGGGTTCCGATGGGGCAAAGAAATCAACAATGAAGTCGATTCTTCATAGGCCTTGATCAATGGGAACAGAAGAGAAAGAAAGCGAGGGGAGGAGGTATCGATCTCCGATGAGTGACTAGACCGAAGAACAAAAGGAGAAGCAACGAGGTGGGGCTGTTGCTCCGATCGAAGCAGGTCAGGAGGTGGAGAGGATGTGGTGGTGGTCGCTGATTCTTCTTCTCCGGTGAAATCtaggtattttttttattcatgtcTTCCGATTATGTTTTTGGTTAATTATTTATATGTCAATTAGTTTATTTGCAAGAcaggaaaaataaaaaaaaacattgcaAGATAGGATAAGTAAAATAACATACTGTTAGAATATATTTGATTTGAAGATTACATTctgttagagtaaattacatttttttaatgtttactACATTCTATCAAAATTTATACTTTGAAGattacattctattagaataagtTACAATTTTTTAATGTTTGCTATATTCTATCAGAATTACAACCCACATTGCCAATTTAAAATATTGTATGCATTCTGCCAAAATTTAAAATGACATAtatatattctgtcagaataatgGTAGTGCAGTAATGGTAATTGCACTTTAGAGTTAATGATTCTTTTAGAATTTGTGTTTGCCTTTTTTGTAATAGATTTGCTATGGTATTTTTCCACAGAATGAACAAGTTCAGTAAagtcattcttaaagaatacgatatttttttttaaccattcttagtttttgttgcattttttataggaattgattgaagaatgGTTTGAAGACATGATAGGAAATGCTTGAAGAATGAATCAAAGATTGATCACACTCACATTTTAAGAAtcttgttatgttttaaagaattacacttgttattctttcagaattttgTTATTATTCAAGAATGTTCTTtgtatcacaatcatacaatgtaattatttgatatattattagtGCAAGAAGACATGtattctttataaaatgttagtgTTGATAATATATTCTGTAATTCTTTAAGCatgttaatatatataaatattgaatataatcatattctgcaagaataaaatcaaaaatatatttactagtttatggttgatttttatgtcattctaacagaatgaaatcggatattattaaaaattatatttgaattaaatttaaaaaatttagatttttaaaaataagggtattaattatcccttaaaatctggaaatttccttttttaatataggttaattgaccaaaatacccttatgttgaaatttatgtgattatatggtacatgttaccctattttaatatcatagaccctcagatcaagatcattgattctattccatccgttggtccagatttgtgcatacgggcacacaatagatgtcaagaacatttgaacctagccctatatatatatatatatatatatatatatatatatatatatatatatatatagagagagagagagagagagagagagagagaaagagttagattcatatataaactctaattattgtgtgaatgtataacCAATTTTGGACTAATCAattattttgataacaaaaaaattaattatatatttatatctatttttccTTAAATAATGGACCAGTTATAGATTTTATATATTTATCGTCTTCTTAACACTATTCATTTCAATTCATCATCATTGCTTCACGTTATCATGTTCATGGTTCAAAATCACCACTTTAGTGCCATCGTCTTCAATTTTGTACCGATTTGGCTATTGATTTGGAACACCAATGGGAACGGCATTGCTAGATGGTACGTTAATTCCACAAAATCGACTTCAATCTCTAATTGTTTTTTTCTTGATATCGATCGGTTATGTATTTCACAAAATCAATTTCGAACACCGATTGTTTTTTTCCTTTGGATCAATTGTTTTTTTACTTCTAGTTGTATCAATTAAATAAGGAGGGTGCAAATAATTGATTTAACTCAATGCACTAAAATTGTTGGAAGTTTGTATCGCCGATGGGAAATAACCTGCCGATTCTTTAATATTAATAAATTGATTTTACTCACTCACTTTATTCATTATATACAATTCAATTCATTTGGTTAAACTATTCTGATGGTGAATTTCTTTTGTTCAGCATCAACTTTATGAAGTGAAGCTAGTTTAAATATATTGTGTTTTAAATATACTGTTTTTATTAGTAGATTATGTGGTATAGTGTTTCGTGTATCAAGATCGTGTTCCGAATGAATCTATCTTTATTGTACAGAATTTTAGAAATGTTCGATCCTCATTTCGTTTTTGTTCCACTTACAGAAACATTATGTGTTCCATGTGACTATGCTCGTGTTATTGCTTGTTTCGTGTAACCGACTTTGAATATTGTTTTCTTTTTCTATAAAATTATAATCTAAACttcttttttaatataattaatttcTGGGATGGATAATTTTAAGTGTTGGATAAAAATTATTAGCTCTGTTTTGGTGATTTTTATTTTCATCTTGTCCTTTTTAAAACTTTATTTCATATAGCCTTAAattaacatgatttttttttgtgtgtgtgtgtttaggtaCTCTAACATAATTGAGGAGCATCAATTAACAAAGCATATGGACTCAACTAAAAAGTGATGGCTTTTCTAGAGCCtaggtttttgatttttttaaaaacacaAGCAAGGGATAATTGTAGGGAAAAAATGGGCTCTTTTCTTTAATCGTGAAGTGTTTTCTTCATATGCTTACCAGTTTTTCATAAACCCAACATAATTTAAATTCATTCTTACGAGAATATCATATTTGGAATTGTAAATTATGTTCATTCTTACAAGAATGTCGTGTTTTTGTACTTGTTatttatcttctttatttatttcatgttatttttctttcaaaaatgttAAATTATTATTCAAGAATGTAAGTTATGCACTTGTAATTAGtttcttattcttcaagaatatgtatttttt
This window encodes:
- the LOC111893198 gene encoding protein EARLY FLOWERING 4-like: MDSSSAVEEATFQEKPKNSVDKTSVKRWLTGAEKDEGEEECDTEAWETLSKSFKEAQSVLDQNRLLIQQVNENHQSKIPDNLVKNVALIQEINGNISKVSSVYSNLSVNFASFVHQRRVKNKNDKLDRSDS